Within Candidatus Rokuibacteriota bacterium, the genomic segment GACGTGGAGGCGGTGATTGAAGCCGATCCCACGGTGGTCATTGATACGGTGCGCGGGCTCACCCAGGAGCACGCGGTTGAAGGCGCCGTCCTGGCGCATCCCGCCGAGCAGCGGTTCACCGTGATCATCGACGAGGAGCTGTTCGATCGTCGGGCGACCCGGGCGCGCTTCACCCTGGCCGAGGAGTTCGGGCACCTGGTTCTCCATCGGGAGCTCCTGGGGAGCGTGACCAGCCTGGACGACGCCGTCGCGCTCCAACAGCACCCGGCCTACTACGACCAGCTCGACCGGAACGCCAAGCGGTTCGCGGCGGCCGTCCTGATGCCGCCGGAGCGGGTGCGTGAGGATGCCGCCCGGCTCTTCATCGAGCTGCGCGCCGCCAAGCTCAGCGAGGCGGAGCTGACCCGGACGCTCACCATCCGCCTGGCGCAGCACTACGCCGTGTCGCCGACCGCGATGGGGCATCGGCTGCGGGAATGGCCGGTCGGGGTGCAGAAGGGGATCCAGCAGGCGTTCGCGCGTGGATTGCCTGCGTTGCCGAGATAGACCACATCGCGGGCTAGGTCCGGCCGACTGAAAAGGTGCTTCCCTGGCGCCCTGCCCGCGATTTCTTCCAGGGCTCCTGAGGGAGGAGACTGGTGGCCAGAGAGTCCAAGCACCGCCGGCGAAAGCGAGCGCCTGCCAGGCCCATCGATCGCATCGCCGAACTCGACGACATGGCCAATCAAATCGCCTCGAACGCGCGACGGGTTCGCGTCGAAGGTGGGTTCACTCCGGCCGAGAAG encodes:
- a CDS encoding ImmA/IrrE family metallo-endopeptidase, which encodes DVEAVIEADPTVVIDTVRGLTQEHAVEGAVLAHPAEQRFTVIIDEELFDRRATRARFTLAEEFGHLVLHRELLGSVTSLDDAVALQQHPAYYDQLDRNAKRFAAAVLMPPERVREDAARLFIELRAAKLSEAELTRTLTIRLAQHYAVSPTAMGHRLREWPVGVQKGIQQAFARGLPALPR